One Nicotiana sylvestris chromosome 12, ASM39365v2, whole genome shotgun sequence genomic window carries:
- the LOC138883142 gene encoding intracellular protein transport protein USO1-like, translating to MSFPEEWNTKRHRDGVLMRLPLLGEEQTSKPDKGKKRKKEASAEYQESKKTKACKPKTDDMVLTLTATTTLREDDDVDDRPLVQRARQSADALRAIGQKATEAGAADAKKMYDHAFSNLYDELSCREEELKKLTSKLNELKASSAHKEEELNELRFRKKDALVGQLQEEVAAKDAEILELKRQNEVVISDRDLLRGELASTQGLLQSSKEEVTVLSVAKAEADEDASSYKIYATTVNDRAREISKKAEQKLARAVDYACLQARRQAFEEASAECIDLSAEIEKSRTLEEE from the exons ATGTCATTCCCAGAGGAATGGAACACCAAGC GCCACAGAGATGGCGTGTTGATGAGGTTGCCTCTTCTTGGGGAAGAACAaacctcgaaacccgacaaaggtaagaagaggaagaaggaggCATCGGCCGAGTACCAAGAATCAAAGAAAACCAAGGCATGCAAGCCTAAGACCGATGATATGGTCTTGACTTTGACTGCTACAACCACCCTTCGTGaagatgatgatgttgatgaccgCCCTTTGGTACAAAGGGCAAGACAGAGTGCTGATGCTCTACGAGCTATTGGTCAAAAGGCCACTGAGGCGGGGGCAGCCGAT GCCAAGAAAATGTATGACCACGCCTTTTCTAATCTTTATGATGAGCTCTCATGCCGTGAGGAGGAGCTCAAGAAGCTCACCTCGAAGCTGAATGAGTTGAAGGCTTCCTCTGCCCATAAAGAGGAGGAGTTGAATGAGCTTCGG TTTAGGAAAAAGGATGCCCTAGTGGGGCAACTTCAGGAAGAGGTTGCAGCCAAGGACGCGGAGATCCTCGAGCTGAAGAGGCAGAATGAAGTCGTGATCTCGGATAGAGATCTTTTACGGGGAGAGCTGGCCTCGACCCAGGGTCTtcttcaaagttccaaggaggaGGTCACTGTATTATCTGTGGCCAAGGCTGAGGCCGATGAAGATGCATCCTCGTATAAGATATATGCCACCACTGTAAACGATCGAGCCAGGGAGATATCCAAGAAGGCCGAGCAGAAGCTGGCTCGGGCCGTTGATTACGCTTGTCTACAAGCTAGGAGGCAGGCCTTCGAGGAAGCAAGCGCCGAATGCATCGATCTCTCTGCTGAGATTGAGAAATCTAGAACCTTGGAGGAAGAATAA